The genomic region ttccggcaatggatacgggtagggggtgttacattctgtGATATTTGAATCGACATATGATATCCATTCAAACTGCAATGCACAATTGTAAATTTTGTTATATACGAAATTTTAAATTACAAATCGTTGCGTAATTATTATAGGTTTGAAAAATAATCAATAACTAACTTCGACTTTTGAGCGTTGATCTAACAATAGTTGAATATCTTCGAGTTGCTTCGGTAGTCCTACATAACTCGACCCATGGTTCCAATTAGTCAAGCGAtatgttaattcaaacatataataaataaacaacaTTGACTATATTAACTACATATTATTATCAAACGATTTTTACCTTATCACCAATGGGAACGTATAAGGGTTGTTCACTCGGGGACATAGAAATAGTAGCCGCCATCACGCCCATGACTACAATAGGAGAAGGCAACCCCTGATTGACATCTTATTCGGTTCCGTTGCCTGACACGATTCTTGGTACAACGTGACTAACATAGCTGATCCTCAACTCAATAGTCCGTATTTTTTAAAGTCGACTAAGTGTAATAGCCACCTTATTTGTACCAATTTTTGAGATTTATCGAGCATTAAAATGCCCCCGATTAACCTCAAGATTGATTTTTGGGCGTATTGTTCTTTGACGACGTCGGGTGCGTTGGGAAGATCTTTGAAATTGGttttcaattacttcattttTATCTGGCCACCTTGAAACTTGTTTGGCACCTTTCCCAAAAATGTCTCACAAAGCTCCTCTTTACCGGGAACAAGCGCTAACCTCGTAACGACTGTCCCATCCATCGGTAAATTGAGTTGTAAAGTTACGTCATCAAGTGTGATTGTACACTCGCTACATGGAAGATGGAAAGTGTGTATCTTAGGCCTCCATCTTTCCACCAACGCGCTGATGAGTGTAGGATCGAGTTTGCATCCCCTGAGCATACGAGACACATACAAGAGTTTCGCATCTTGCAAGTAACCACAAATTTTGGTGTGTGGGCTCTTTAACAAGTTATGCATGAACTCCTCCAAAACACGATCATTCGCCTATTTATATcgacaaaataataatttaaaatatttaaaaaattaaaaaaactttaaatttaacttaattgaaaataatgaaattcaaaatttcgtCTTACCATTATCGCTCGAGCGGCGGAAATGTGTTTGTCGTCGAAATGAATTAGAGAGCTTGCCATTCGTGAAAATTTAATCGATACGAATATacgaaataattaaataaaaatatagtatttTTAAACAAAGtgtataggaaaattttgaacaaaaattgagaaatttGAGAGAATTGAGAGTTGAGAGAGAATAAAGAGAGTTGGATTTgattgaaaaaaaatgaaaaatgaccTGGTCTTTATAGGAAAAAAAATTGCCGTTGacccttttaaataattttaccgTTGCCAATGTTTAAAAAGCTATTAGGGAAAACGACCGTTAGAGAAAAGCACGACGCGTTTTCACACTCTCTCAAAAAAGGGCCTAAAAGGCCAATTAAAAAAATGACACATAAACCtacattaaccaaaatttaattgcatattaaataattaaaattttataaaaataaaatttttgatttAATATAAAGATTAGCCTTTGAACTtgacaatttttttaaatttgacctctaaattttttttaaatcacaTTGGTTTCCAAAGTAGGCATCCATTACACAAATTGGTACCTATAATTAACATCGTTAATTTTATTTAACAACTGACTTACTAGTCAAATTAAGATGTGACACGTGGATAAACAATAAAACCACACATGTCTTCCTATTTAATTattctaaaaatgaaaaaaactTTTTTAAGGGAatgtaaaaaaaaacttaaattcaataaaatatgtataagttAAAAAGAgttaaacaaatataaaattataaaattcaaaaatttaatatataattaaaaaagtaaaaataaaaatagttaaaatttcaaaaattacaaaaataaaaataaaaataaaaaatatcaatGCAGATCAATATCGATCAACGTTAGTCAATGTCCAATCAACACTTGGTCAACATTGATGAATGCCAGtcaatttttgaatttattatattttccaaaactttaattatatgttttattttcttgaaattttcaaatttgatttttccttttcttttgaaaacttaactattttaattttcttttcttgaatcatttatatattcaaattttttaaatatatatatttaaaatttaatttcttaaaataatTAAAGACGAAGACATGTGTTGTTCCTAGGTTATGTTCATGTGTCACCTCATGTTTGGTTATGTCATCTAATTATAAAAATTGACTATATTAACCATTGGACCAATTTATTTAACAGATACTAATCTAATATGATTCAAACATAAGTTTAACGACCAAatgaaaaaattatcaaattcaatggtcaatttatatattaagccTAAAAATTTATAAACTGATTTAAACATtgaatttttttctcaatttttacttattattaattttaaataatttgccattcaatttatttatttaaattaatatatcgATGGATTCTTAATTCCATCTATTCGACTCCAAGGCTAATGCTTTTAATAACAAATTTTGTCAGTAAGAGATGATTATGTCACCTGGGTGGAGGATGTTTGTTGGCTGATTGAGCAAAAAGCAGTAGTACACGTGAACTTGTGTATATCCACCAATTTTGTCCATAATTGAAGGAAAATAGAGgatgtttttccttttttttattattttttttacgtATGATTAATATGAATAATATAAAGAATTAAAGAAACTATTTCAAAAAATTCACAAcgtgataaaattaaaatttttaatgtaaaatagtttaaattaaataattaatttttaaaaaggaTTAAACTTCGAAAAATGCTCATTTCAATCAAGGAGGCCAAAGACCCATGCCTGCATTTAATCCCTGAACGTAATGATCCAATTTTGAATTGACACTGTTCATTGAACAACCCTAGAAAATAAAGTTTGTAATTATATGGCTTGTAATTGGATTTTACTATTTGTTATACCTAGCGGACACCTCATTGTTGCATCTCAAACACTTTGTTCAGAAAGCAGTCTTGGAGAACACCTCTGATGGGTGAAGACACTCCTCTCCCAACAAGCATTAAAACGCTTATTTTTGCAAAGAAATTATTTTACTGCTAAGGACCTTGTGTAGCTTTAACAAGGTTCTAACAGCGACCCAGTCACCAATAGATGGCTTTGATGTTTTGGGTTGAATGGCGCAGGCTTCTAACCCTAAACCCAATGTTTAAATCAGCTCATAGATCTTCACTTTTTTAGTTAGTGGGCTAATCAGTCCTTATTGAAATGGGCTTCGAGTTTCGATTATAGTCTCGGGGGAGAAGAAACGAAGAACACcataaatggttttttttttcctttttctttttgaaaaccagAACTGAATTTGGGGAGATTTTGGACTTCAATTCGTGTTTCAAGAGCTGCTGCAATTACCTGATCAAAGCAATATGTTAGCTTGGTCGAAATCTATTGGTCGCTGTACAGTTTCCTTTATCTCCGTTCTGCTTACTCAGTTGGCTCTGTTTTTGGTTCCTCTCTTCTTCTCAGCTTCTCCGATCCTCATTCAACTCACACTTTCAGGTctattctctctctctctctctctctctctctctctctctctctctcaaacATAGATGAAAGTATTCAAAATTCTTGATTATCTGAAGTTCGATAACACGGTAACTTTTTTTGCAGCTTTAGTTTTGGTTGTAGTTCTGGGATTTGGAGGGTGGTGTAAACGGCTTCTTGGATTCAATGCATCTGCTCCAGCTTTTGTTTTCTGCAGTATATTTTTTATCTGGGGTGTTCATATTGCTATTGTTCGACAAGGTACcttttttgcctttttttttttttgaatagttTCGGCCTACTCCTTTTGGAGTTCCTTTGGATCCGACCATACTTCAACGGGTTGGAATTGTCTCGAGTCAAGTTGGAGTTCTGTCTCCTGATTCTGCAGAGAGACCAAATGCTTGAAGAGATTGCCTCAGACGCGGTTCGCAGAGCGAGAGTTTTTTCGCCGGGAGGTTGCCACCTACGACCACTTGTTGTGCGCGTCCGACCTGGCATGGCGCTACCACTCTGGGAACCCGCGTCCCAAGGGGCACTCGAGCCGAGGCCGGGTGACAAACCTTGGCTCAACCCGGGAAGAATACCGACCTGCTGAGGGGTCTGTTGGCTCTGGATGTACAACACTTTGTAGACTTCTCCGGAAGGCAGCCTTCCCTCAACAGTTTCATATATCTTTCATGCCTTATTTGGTTCATCTAGTCAGTTGTATTATGCTTTATTTGTTTTCATTTCGCTTTTAATATatctaaaatttaatatttaactttTAAAGTTTGAACAACCCTAATTATAAATCCCAATTGGTTAGCATCTGTTTTCTTTATTTGAAAGTTTGGATGAAGTTCACCTCACTAGTATATGGTGTTCTTTTGGtagttaataattttttggaTATTTTCCAGTAATCTGATTGTCAGAATGAGAATGGGAAATTAACTTCTTTTGATGCAAGAACCTACTTCTTTTGAGCAGTTTAGCAATTAACTTGTTTCATAACAGCCTATTATTTGCTTTATTTTTGCAGCGATTTCACCTGTTATGGACGTCCTGTTCAATGTAGAGATGATCATGCTCATCATTGGTCTTTTTAggttgtttttcttttctcttcagtCTTTTGCAACATCTATAATTTGGTTAGTCATGTATATAGCTTGTTCTACTAACTTTGTTGGTCATTGTCAAAACATGCTAATGATATTATTTTCACTGGCAGGATTATGCTGAAGGATCCTGGTTTTGTGGTTAGTGAGTCCTTTTCGTTGGGCAAACTCAATGACAATTCTGTTCTTGGTGTTCAAGCTCACAATGAGGTTGTCTGGTTTCATTTTTTGTTGTTCATGTGATGCAAGTCTAGAATTAGAAATAAAAGTAGTAACATGCACTTTGCTGCAAAAAGCTTGAAGTAACTGGTTAGGAGTCTCTAATTTCTTAAAAGTTTCAAAATGTATTCATACCAAGCGAAATCTGAAGTAAATCTTGTTTGAAATGTGCAATACCAGTGacttataaaatatgaaagtttCGCATCAAGTATGTTCAATATATTGTTTCTAATTTGTTTCGTTTCAAATgtattgatttaatcatttttttttcttttcagagTTCTCTTTTGCAAATGAGAGCAAGATACTGTAAGAGCTGCCAGACATATGTACAGGGCTTTGACCACCACTGCCCTGCTTTTGGAAACTGTATTGGTATTGGAAATCAATTCTTTAACATTTTTCTTTTGATTTGTTGATGCCATCTTAATCTGCTCTCTTTTGTAAATTATCATTTGGTTTTATGATTGTTCTTATCTAAATATTATCCTCCTTAGTGGTTGATGATGTTTTTCTATCATCATGCAGGTCAGAAGAATTATGTCCTCTTTATGGTACTTCTGGTTGGATTTATTACTGCTGAAATTTCTTACATTGTTTGCTCATCGCAGTGTAAGTTTAAGCTTGACGTTACCTGAACTATTTAATCCACTATCTTTAATTATGATTTACGGAACACAGTGATTCATTTGGATTCTTAACTTGTGCTGCAGTGCTTTCTGATATATTGGAATTTCTTTTGTCTACTTTACTAAAGTTGTTTATATACTTAATTGCATATTTATTTGCAGTTACTTCAAAGTTTCGAGTTTTGGAAGAAAATAGAGTGGAGGTAAGACATTGCTTTAATGGTTTATCTAATATATTCCCATCAGTTATCGTCACTTATGTATTGATGTTTTTCCCCTTTTTCCTGGATGTTTTCGGTCTAGAGCGGTTCCATTTTAGTAATGGCTAGAAGCACATTGCTATTTTGTCTTCTTCAAGTGCTATGGCAGGTTCGTATTGTTTGACTTTGACAATTGTGCTTGTTTCTGGATCCTTTTGGTGTATGCATTGGTATTTATTTCCCTGTTAAACATATAACATCTAGACCTATCAATCTTGATTTGAACTCGAAAATCCTATCTGATTAATTGATTTTGAACTCGGCCCAACCCGATTTGACTATTGAAAGTCAACAAGCCGAACATGTCTAACTTGATCCTGAAAAATATGATCCGAACAAGAAAAGACCTAAACTCAAAATAACCCAATTGTGAAGCTGTTCAAACCCAAAATGAATTGAACCCGAGATGATTTGACTTGAAAAATCTAATAGTAATTACAAATGGCTGGAATTTGAAACAATCTGAACTTGATGTTGACTTGAATCCAAAATGAGCATGAAACTATTTGAACCCAaaatgacttaaaattttaaattccaaaTTGACCCAACCTAAATTGACTCAATCCAAAACCATCCCAAATCCCAATTCATCTAGTTGAAAGgtctatattaaaatttataaaaaaagggCCTATGTTACATCAGATTTTTTTGTCCATGCAGGGACCATTTTTGATATGGCATGTCTACTGCATATGTTTCAATATCAGAACCGAAGAGTGGGTAAGTTCCCTGCTAGATCAgggataaaatataaaaaaatggatATATTTTCAAGTACACACTATTAGATATGGTTTAATTAATCTCCATTATACGTAATAAGAGAAAAAAGTGCAAAATGCTGCTGTTCTTTTAATTTTCTTCAGGTAAACTGGAAGAATTATCCTGAGTTCCAACTTAATGCCTCATCTTTATCAGGTGATACATTTTTATAGGGCAATTCTTGTCTCTGGATATCCATATTTTGCACTGTTCTATTCCTTGTAATTTTTGTTCAATCCATTGCATCTAGGAGAGAATTATCAAGAGACAAGTTTTAAAAATCCGCACAATAAAGGAATCCTGCAAAATGTCAAGGAGTTCTTAACATTGAAATGATGGAAGTGTTACTGCCTGTCTTGCTCTTGGTGCCTTCCCAAGTTGTTCTGTATCTTCATTCTTAGCTGCAGTTTTCGTTGGGGACAGGCCTCGCTTCTCAAACAGGGGTGCAAagtttcaatatttggttttgcAGGACATGCCTTTAGAAGGTCATCATTAGTGTGCGACATATTTGGTGCATTTCAGGTACGCGACCTGTATATTGTGGTTAGATATTATCTCTAATTTTGGCCATTGATTGGGAAAAAGTTGAACTGGCAATGCTAACGGCCAACCCAGAAAATATTTCCAAATTAAGGTAGCATAGAGAAAATTATTACAGTTAATTACTGTGAGATAGAATAGTTATCAAAGAAGAAGAATCAtggattttataattaataaggcAGAAACTTAGATTACTATTGCCCTTATGTCATTTTTTTTGGTTTTATGAGAGAGAAATGGGTGAAGGTTAGTTGCCTGCTATAGCTATGGTATTGCCGGTTATTGTCAATAGCCATAATAGCCTTTTAAGATCAAGCCTGCAATAGCCTTGTTGGATATGGCTTGTTGTTGTTGGATATGGTGATAGGGTTCTCCCTTTTTGATAATTTCAAATGTTCATCAAATTTCATAGTAGGAAGTAACATGATTATTGCTGATCTGTTGCCCTAATCTTTTAACATACTATGGTCTATTTGGTTGGTATTTCTTTCTCCCTCCCCTTAATTAGTAGCTCAACCTTTTGTCCATTAACAACTAAGATTACCACCGCAATGTGTAATGAACGTAAATGAGTTGCGAATATGAATATATGGACCGTTGAATATACATACTTGGGGTACATCGATCCAACTAAAGGAATAAGCTTGGTCAATGTTCATGGCTGCCATTTTGATCACATAAAACAATTCAGAAACTGAAGCATTATCCTTGAGGTATCATGTTGGGGCTCACATAGATTGACTAATCTGTTATCTGTATATTTTGTAGACGATGGATTTTGTCTAGCACTAAATTAGAACATTTGCCTACAAGTTCAATCATTTGTTGATTTTAAACTCTGAATTATTGTTGATTTAGACTAGACTATTCGACTTTGTGAAATTGAATTTTGGACTTTTGAAACTTGATTGGAATTTGGGCTAATttgctaaaaaaaaattaaattagtttGGTGGATTTGTCACCATTTAAGTTTTTTATAGATCATTTACTATCATTTTGTCCAACATCAAGACTACAATATtctggtaaatttgacatgcatcaTTCATTTAAATCGTCTTCCTTTTCCTTCTAAACTTTCTCAAATCACTCTCTGACATCAGGTTTCAACTTTGTCTTACTCTAACATCTCCTCTCCAGTATAAATAAGTAATTTTATGATGCTTATTCACTAAGGTCTGAGAAAACGGGtgcatgcaaaaaaaaaaaaaaaaaagggaagaaagaaaagaaaaaggaattaaACAGCAAAAGGTAAGAAATGTAACTTCTGTTTACTTAGTTCAATGAtaattaacagatagaggttcgATAAGGCTCTATGTGGATAGGATTATGCGattcactatatgtggtttaaGGTTTAAACAGGTATTCAAATTGTTCTTATTGTTGCCTATTATGGATAATAAGGATCATCAATCTTCATCCTGTGGAGTACGCCCAAAGACCAAGACCAAGATCAGACCAATCATACAATGATTGTAATAATATACTTGTTCatctaatttattaataaatatattgtcATTATTGTTTTCTATACTTGTATTAAaataaattggataaaaataaagaCTTAAGAATGATATGATCATTCTCATTCTTAGGTGTCCTTTGTAAGTAATATTGCAGAGTTAGACAACAATAATCAATTGAGATTAATATGTGTTTGATTAATGGCAAGCATTGTTATAAATATGTTGTAtcaaatcaatgcatgaatatatgTTAgagaataatatataaaactaaCCCACCATGAGAATGCtttttggattattatgtaatagtcattGCATTTCTCAAATTGGTAATTCTATGTATGATCCTTACACTTGATATCTTTATTGTCTCAACATCGTAAGTCGTATGTTTTGACACAAGATGGTTGTACTACAAATATTGATGTTAAGTATACTACAATCTGTGTAGTGGAATGTAAGTGATCAAATGAATGATCATGCTCaaatgagttgatatgagatatcactTACTTTTTTGAGGTTTGTTTTTTGCCCCCTCTGGGAATGATCCTTATTTATTTATAAGATTGATGTGA from Gossypium arboreum isolate Shixiya-1 chromosome 1, ASM2569848v2, whole genome shotgun sequence harbors:
- the LOC108483353 gene encoding uncharacterized protein LOC108483353; the protein is MLAWSKSIGRCTVSFISVLLTQLALFLVPLFFSASPILIQLTLSALVLVVVLGFGGWCKRLLGFNASAPAFVFCSIFFIWGVHIAIVRQAISPVMDVLFNVEMIMLIIGLFRIMLKDPGFVVSESFSLGKLNDNSVLGVQAHNESSLLQMRARYCKSCQTYVQGFDHHCPAFGNCIGQKNYVLFMVLLVGFITAEISYIVCSSQFTSKFRVLEENRVESGSILVMARSTLLFCLLQVLWQGPFLIWHVYCICFNIRTEEWVNWKNYPEFQLNASSLSGENYQETSFKNPHNKGILQNVKEFLTLK